In Microbacterium enclense, one genomic interval encodes:
- the dhaL gene encoding dihydroxyacetone kinase subunit DhaL, producing the protein MSDVVSIEDLVAWIRAFQRAVQQHKDELTRLDSEIGDADHGSNMARGLDAVVAKLDPAPATAPEVFKTVGMTLVSSVGGASGPLYGTLFLRMGPPLADADVDAATLGAALRAGVEGVVARGKAELGDKTMIDALFPAVDAWDAAVADGAGPAEAARAAATAAARGRDATEPLVARKGRASYLGERSAGHVDPGASSAALLIDALRDTLARA; encoded by the coding sequence ATGAGCGACGTCGTCTCGATCGAGGATCTCGTGGCCTGGATCCGCGCGTTCCAGCGAGCCGTTCAGCAGCACAAGGACGAGCTGACCCGCCTGGACTCCGAGATCGGCGACGCCGACCACGGGTCCAACATGGCGCGCGGGCTCGACGCGGTCGTGGCGAAACTGGACCCCGCCCCGGCGACTGCGCCCGAGGTGTTCAAGACCGTCGGCATGACCCTCGTCTCGTCCGTGGGCGGTGCCAGCGGTCCGCTCTACGGCACGCTCTTCCTGCGGATGGGTCCGCCGCTGGCGGACGCAGACGTGGATGCCGCCACACTCGGCGCCGCCCTGCGCGCCGGGGTCGAGGGGGTCGTCGCCCGCGGCAAGGCCGAACTCGGAGACAAGACGATGATCGACGCCCTGTTCCCCGCGGTCGACGCGTGGGACGCGGCGGTCGCCGACGGGGCGGGACCGGCGGAAGCCGCCCGCGCTGCCGCCACTGCTGCGGCCCGCGGGCGCGACGCCACCGAGCCCCTCGTCGCGCGCAAGGGGCGCGCGAGTTACCTGGGCGAGCGCAGCGCCGGACATGTGGACCCGGGCGCGAGTTCGGCGGCTCTCCTCATCGACGCTCTCCGCGACACGCTGGCGCGAGCGTGA
- the dhaM gene encoding dihydroxyacetone kinase phosphoryl donor subunit DhaM, whose translation MIGLVAVSHSRALADAAVELALQMGGDRPPTVRVAAGGPDGDLGTDAIAIATAIDEADSGDGVLVLMDVGSAILSAETAQEFVTAPDRVRLSSAPFVEGLVAAVVTAAGGADLDTVATECAAAGEAKRQQLGDAPVSAAEGVAASTSTPDDASSFEAVITNPSGLHARPAATFVKTASRYDADVRITDLEAASEAVSGRSLLALMALGVRQGSRVRISATGPQAQAALTELRALIQDGFGER comes from the coding sequence GTGATCGGCCTCGTCGCGGTCTCGCACAGCCGGGCGCTGGCCGACGCCGCCGTCGAGCTCGCGTTGCAGATGGGAGGCGATCGACCGCCGACCGTCCGAGTGGCCGCCGGTGGTCCGGACGGGGATCTCGGAACGGATGCCATCGCGATCGCGACGGCCATCGACGAGGCGGACAGCGGGGACGGTGTGCTCGTCCTCATGGATGTGGGCTCCGCGATCCTCAGCGCGGAGACGGCGCAGGAGTTCGTCACGGCCCCCGACCGCGTCCGCCTGAGCTCCGCGCCCTTCGTGGAGGGGCTCGTGGCGGCGGTGGTCACGGCGGCGGGCGGTGCCGACCTCGACACCGTCGCGACCGAGTGCGCCGCCGCCGGAGAGGCGAAGAGGCAGCAGCTGGGTGACGCACCCGTGTCCGCCGCCGAGGGAGTCGCGGCATCCACGAGCACGCCCGACGATGCGTCGTCGTTCGAGGCCGTCATCACCAACCCGTCGGGTCTGCACGCGCGTCCCGCCGCCACGTTCGTGAAGACCGCATCCCGCTACGACGCCGACGTGCGCATCACCGACCTCGAGGCCGCGTCCGAGGCCGTCTCGGGACGCAGCCTTCTGGCGCTCATGGCGCTGGGCGTGCGTCAGGGTTCGCGCGTGCGCATCAGCGCGACGGGCCCCCAGGCGCAGGCGGCTCTGACCGAGCTGCGCGCCCTGATCCAGGACGGCTTCGGCGAGCGCTGA
- a CDS encoding sugar-binding domain-containing protein, with amino-acid sequence MVTQAEARGRDALRAAQLYYMQDLTMDAIAHEMRVSRSSVSRLLQHARDVGLVTISISPPDDARGQMAQRIADRFGIAAHVVPTPARTTEAERLERTALTAARILTERVESSMTVGIAWGSTLSAIARHVPAKDVHDTHIVQMNGAANVRTSGIPYAGEILSRFGTAWSSSVHQFPVPALFDDPQTKRAMWRERSVRSVLEIQERVGLFVFGLGSPQADVPSHVYSSDYFDERDRAVIDREGVVGDCATVFYRVDGSSDIPELNARSSGPDLDTVRRIPRRFCVVSSLSKLDALRGALAAGLVTELVVEEALARRLLSVTR; translated from the coding sequence ATGGTGACCCAGGCAGAGGCGCGAGGGCGGGACGCCCTCCGTGCCGCGCAGCTGTACTACATGCAGGATCTGACGATGGATGCCATCGCACACGAGATGCGTGTGTCGCGCTCCTCCGTCTCCCGACTCCTCCAGCACGCGCGCGACGTGGGACTGGTGACCATCTCCATCAGTCCGCCCGACGACGCCCGTGGGCAGATGGCGCAACGGATCGCGGATCGCTTCGGGATCGCCGCGCACGTCGTGCCCACCCCCGCGCGAACGACCGAGGCGGAGCGCCTGGAGCGGACAGCGCTGACCGCGGCGCGCATCCTGACGGAACGGGTCGAGTCGTCGATGACCGTCGGCATCGCGTGGGGATCGACCCTCTCCGCCATCGCTCGTCACGTCCCCGCGAAGGACGTTCACGACACCCACATCGTGCAGATGAACGGTGCTGCCAACGTCCGCACCAGCGGCATCCCGTACGCGGGGGAGATCCTGTCGCGCTTCGGCACGGCGTGGTCGTCGTCGGTGCACCAATTCCCGGTGCCGGCGCTGTTCGACGACCCGCAGACCAAGCGCGCGATGTGGCGCGAGCGGTCGGTGCGCTCGGTCCTGGAGATCCAGGAGCGTGTGGGGCTGTTCGTGTTCGGTCTGGGCTCGCCCCAGGCCGACGTGCCGTCTCACGTGTACAGCAGCGACTACTTCGACGAACGCGACCGGGCGGTCATCGACCGCGAGGGCGTGGTGGGGGACTGCGCGACGGTCTTCTACCGCGTGGACGGCTCGAGCGACATCCCCGAGCTGAACGCCCGCTCCAGCGGGCCCGACCTCGACACGGTCCGCCGCATCCCGCGGCGGTTCTGCGTCGTGTCGAGTCTGTCGAAGCTCGACGCGCTGCGTGGCGCGCTCGCCGCGGGACTGGTGACCGAGCTCGTCGTCGAGGAGGCGCTGGCGCGCCGCCTGCTGAGCGTCACGCGCTGA
- a CDS encoding glycerol-3-phosphate dehydrogenase/oxidase, translated as MSSPATSLRADVQALRDAEDLDVLIIGGGINGLATLRDLALQGVKVALVERGDFVSGASSASSHMVHGGIRYLENGEFRLVKEAVTERNDLLKTAPHFVKPLETTIPIYKTFSGILSAPFRLLVTHGRGKPNERGALLIKVGLIMYDTFSRDGGSVPRHKFLGKKKSLAELPKLNPDLAYTATYFDASMHDPERIALDVLHDGIVAGAGRTQAVNYVSAVGADENGVRVRDEISGEEFSVTAKVILNTAGPWTDLANSAMGLSTQFMGGTKGSHIVLDNPELLAATGGREIFFEHSDGRIVLIYPLKDRVLVGTTDIDADPAKPVVCTDDEIEYFFDLIGHVFPSIGVDRSQIVYTFSGIRPLPRHDDTAPGFVSRDYRIVDDEIAGVPAMSLVGGKWTTFRALSEHLSMKTLQKLRRPHRVSTQGLPIGGGAGFPTTPEARRRWVAARTNAHSRELVNALLNRYGTRADVILDALPAEPTPIESAPGYYVEELEWIARNEQVVHLIDVLLRRTHLAFVGGMTERTLHDVAEAIAGPLGWDSERVDAEVARTREILLTAHRVDLAEAGVARI; from the coding sequence ATGTCGTCCCCCGCAACTTCGCTCCGCGCCGATGTGCAGGCGCTCCGTGACGCCGAAGACCTCGACGTCCTCATCATCGGCGGGGGCATCAACGGCCTCGCCACCCTTCGCGACCTCGCCCTGCAGGGGGTGAAGGTCGCCCTCGTCGAACGCGGAGACTTCGTCTCCGGCGCATCCTCGGCGTCGAGCCACATGGTCCACGGCGGCATCCGCTACCTCGAGAACGGCGAGTTCCGCCTCGTCAAGGAGGCGGTGACCGAGCGCAACGACCTCCTCAAGACCGCTCCGCACTTCGTCAAGCCGCTCGAGACGACCATCCCGATCTACAAGACGTTCTCCGGAATCCTCTCGGCTCCGTTCCGTCTACTGGTGACCCATGGCCGCGGCAAGCCCAACGAGCGCGGCGCTCTGCTGATCAAGGTCGGCCTCATCATGTACGACACCTTCTCGCGCGACGGCGGCTCGGTCCCGCGCCACAAGTTCCTCGGCAAGAAGAAGTCGCTGGCGGAGCTGCCCAAGCTCAACCCCGACCTGGCCTACACCGCCACCTACTTCGACGCATCGATGCACGACCCCGAGCGCATCGCGCTCGATGTGCTGCACGACGGCATCGTCGCCGGCGCCGGTCGCACGCAGGCGGTCAACTACGTCTCGGCCGTCGGTGCCGACGAGAACGGCGTGCGGGTGCGCGACGAGATCTCGGGCGAGGAGTTCTCGGTCACGGCGAAGGTCATCCTGAACACCGCCGGCCCCTGGACCGACCTCGCGAACTCCGCGATGGGGCTTTCGACCCAGTTCATGGGCGGCACCAAGGGCTCGCACATCGTGCTCGACAACCCCGAGCTGCTCGCCGCGACCGGCGGTCGCGAGATCTTCTTCGAGCACTCCGACGGCCGCATCGTGCTGATCTACCCGCTCAAGGACCGCGTCCTGGTCGGCACGACCGACATCGACGCCGACCCGGCCAAGCCCGTCGTGTGCACCGACGACGAGATCGAGTACTTCTTCGACCTCATCGGCCACGTCTTCCCGAGCATCGGTGTCGACCGGTCGCAGATCGTGTACACGTTCTCCGGCATCCGTCCTCTCCCCCGTCACGACGACACCGCCCCCGGTTTCGTCTCGCGCGACTACCGCATCGTCGACGACGAGATCGCGGGTGTGCCCGCGATGAGCCTCGTCGGCGGGAAGTGGACCACGTTCCGCGCCCTGTCCGAGCACCTGAGCATGAAGACGCTGCAGAAGCTGCGCCGCCCGCACCGCGTCAGCACGCAGGGTCTGCCCATCGGCGGCGGGGCCGGTTTCCCCACCACCCCGGAGGCGCGGCGCCGCTGGGTGGCCGCACGCACGAATGCTCATTCCCGCGAGCTCGTGAATGCCCTCCTCAACCGCTACGGCACGCGTGCCGACGTCATCCTCGATGCCCTCCCCGCCGAGCCCACGCCGATCGAGTCCGCTCCCGGCTACTACGTCGAAGAACTCGAGTGGATCGCGCGCAACGAGCAGGTCGTGCACCTGATCGACGTGCTGCTGCGCCGTACGCACCTCGCCTTCGTCGGCGGGATGACCGAGCGCACGCTGCACGATGTGGCGGAGGCCATCGCCGGCCCCCTCGGCTGGGATTCCGAGCGGGTGGACGCCGAGGTGGCGCGCACCCGCGAGATCCTGCTGACCGCTCACCGCGTCGATCTGGCCGAAGCCGGGGTCGCGCGAATCTGA
- a CDS encoding aquaporin family protein, whose amino-acid sequence MQEVNLGLYFLSEVVGTAMLILLGCGVVANVALAKTKGNAGGTLMVNWGWGLAVFAGVIVSAYSGAQLNPAVSIGLLVHGDISIAQFFVAIAAQMIGAIIGAILTWASYKQHFDDEPDPANKLGVFSTGPAIRSYGFNFVTEVIATFVLVFVIFGFRDYGVASIGVPGGIGGLAAVPVALLVVGIGASLGGPTGYAINPARDLGPRIAHAILPIKGKGSSDWSYAWVPVAGPLVGGLLAGLLAPVLLSLGK is encoded by the coding sequence ATGCAAGAAGTCAATCTGGGGCTGTACTTCCTCTCGGAGGTGGTCGGCACCGCGATGCTCATCCTGCTGGGCTGCGGCGTGGTCGCCAACGTGGCCCTGGCCAAGACCAAGGGCAACGCCGGTGGCACCCTGATGGTCAACTGGGGTTGGGGTCTGGCGGTCTTCGCCGGTGTGATCGTCTCCGCGTACTCCGGTGCCCAGCTGAACCCGGCGGTGTCGATCGGCCTCCTGGTGCATGGCGACATCTCGATCGCCCAGTTCTTCGTCGCCATCGCGGCGCAGATGATCGGTGCCATCATCGGTGCCATCCTCACGTGGGCGTCCTACAAGCAGCACTTCGACGACGAGCCCGACCCCGCCAACAAGCTCGGCGTGTTCTCGACGGGACCGGCGATCCGCTCCTACGGCTTCAACTTCGTCACCGAGGTCATCGCGACCTTCGTCCTCGTGTTCGTCATCTTCGGATTCCGTGACTACGGCGTGGCCAGCATCGGCGTCCCCGGCGGGATCGGCGGTCTCGCGGCCGTCCCCGTCGCCCTTCTCGTGGTCGGCATCGGTGCCTCCCTGGGTGGCCCGACCGGCTATGCGATCAACCCCGCGCGTGACCTCGGCCCGCGCATCGCCCACGCGATCCTCCCCATCAAGGGCAAGGGCTCCAGCGACTGGAGCTACGCCTGGGTGCCCGTCGCCGGCCCCCTCGTCGGCGGTCTGCTCGCGGGCCTGCTGGCCCCCGTGCTCCTGAGCCTCGGCAAGTAA
- the glpK gene encoding glycerol kinase GlpK, translating into MADYVLAIDQGTTSTRAMIFDKSGGVVAVGQKEHEQIFPRAGWVEHDPLEIWRNTQEVIGLALSRADVTRHDIAAVGITNQRETAVVWDKNTGKPVYNAIVWQDTRTQSIVDRLADGDTERYKSVVGLPLATYFSGTKIVWILENVEGAREKAEAGDLIFGTTDTWVLWNLTGGIDGGVHATDVTNASRTLFMDLETLEWRDDILADFGVPRSMMPEIRSSSEVYGTVESSSLLRETPVAGILGDQQAATFGQAAFDPGESKNTYGTGNFLIFQTGEEIVHSKNGLLTTLGYKLGDQPARYALEGSIAVTGSLIQWLRDQLGIISSAPEVETLASSVDDNGGVYFVPAFSGLFAPYWRPDARGAIVGMTRYVNKGHIARAALEATAFQTREVLDAVNADSGVDLTELKVDGGMTANDALMQFQADILGVPVVRPVVAETTALGAAYAAGLAVGFWDNLDDLRANWQEDKRWEPDMDSAERDRELRLWKKAVTKSMDWVDDDVR; encoded by the coding sequence ATGGCCGACTACGTCCTCGCCATCGACCAGGGCACGACCTCGACCCGCGCGATGATCTTCGACAAGTCCGGAGGCGTCGTCGCCGTCGGACAGAAGGAGCACGAGCAGATCTTCCCGCGTGCCGGGTGGGTCGAACACGATCCTCTCGAGATCTGGCGCAACACCCAGGAGGTGATCGGCCTCGCCCTCAGCCGCGCCGACGTCACCCGCCACGACATCGCCGCGGTCGGTATCACCAACCAGCGCGAGACCGCCGTCGTGTGGGACAAGAACACCGGGAAGCCCGTGTACAACGCCATCGTCTGGCAGGACACGCGTACCCAGTCGATCGTCGACCGCCTCGCCGACGGCGACACCGAGCGCTACAAGAGCGTCGTCGGCCTGCCCCTGGCGACGTACTTCTCGGGAACGAAGATCGTCTGGATCCTGGAGAACGTCGAGGGGGCGCGCGAGAAGGCCGAGGCCGGCGACCTCATCTTCGGCACCACCGACACCTGGGTGCTGTGGAACCTCACCGGCGGCATCGACGGCGGCGTCCACGCCACCGACGTCACCAACGCCAGCCGCACCCTGTTCATGGACCTCGAGACCCTCGAATGGCGCGACGACATCCTCGCGGACTTCGGTGTGCCGCGGTCGATGATGCCCGAGATCCGCTCCTCCTCCGAGGTCTACGGCACCGTCGAGTCGTCGTCGCTGCTGCGCGAGACCCCGGTCGCCGGCATCCTGGGCGACCAGCAGGCCGCGACCTTCGGGCAGGCGGCCTTCGACCCGGGCGAGAGCAAGAACACCTACGGCACGGGCAACTTCCTCATCTTCCAGACGGGCGAGGAGATCGTCCACTCGAAGAACGGTCTGCTCACGACCCTCGGCTACAAGCTCGGTGACCAGCCCGCCCGCTATGCGCTCGAGGGCTCGATCGCCGTGACCGGCTCGCTCATCCAGTGGCTGCGCGATCAGCTCGGCATCATCTCCTCGGCCCCCGAGGTGGAGACCCTGGCGAGCTCGGTCGACGACAACGGTGGCGTGTACTTCGTGCCGGCGTTCTCCGGCCTGTTCGCGCCCTACTGGCGTCCCGACGCCCGCGGCGCGATCGTCGGCATGACCCGGTACGTCAACAAGGGACACATCGCCCGCGCTGCTCTCGAGGCGACCGCCTTCCAGACGCGCGAGGTGCTCGATGCGGTCAACGCCGACTCCGGTGTCGACCTGACCGAGCTCAAGGTCGACGGTGGTATGACGGCGAACGACGCTCTCATGCAGTTCCAGGCGGACATCCTCGGCGTGCCCGTGGTGCGACCCGTGGTCGCCGAGACCACCGCCCTCGGCGCGGCATACGCCGCCGGCCTGGCGGTGGGCTTCTGGGACAACCTCGACGACCTCCGCGCCAACTGGCAGGAAGACAAGCGCTGGGAGCCCGACATGGACTCCGCCGAGCGCGACCGCGAGCTGCGCCTGTGGAAGAAGGCCGTCACCAAATCGATGGACTGGGTCGACGACGACGTGCGCTGA